In the Pseudoalteromonas sp. A25 genome, TCTTGGCCTATCAGCTCTAGTACTTCTGAACCTTTTCTACTTTTTAAAAAGCATTTACTAGGTGTGATGTTATGTTCAGAATGGATAATATTTATCCGGCTGAAGGTAGACAGTTGGGTTTGATCAAACTGTGCATAAGTTTGTTTGCTCATTTTCAACTGGTTTTGATTGGACTGGTAGGTGGGTTGATAGTAGCCTAGGGTATCAGGCTCTACTTGAATACTTGAAGTGTCTTTTTGGTACTGAAAGTAATATGCAAGACCTTTTAGTTTATCCTGAGTTTGTTTATCTATATTCTCAAAAAAATAGAAAGCTTTGATCAGGCCATTCTTATTTAATTTAAATGCAAAGGGATATTCGTAGCTGGGTAAGGGTGTTGTGCTTTGGTTAAATACAGAGACTACATTATCAGCTTTAATTGCCCACCAATTCTGCTCTTCTCCATTTCTTGCAGGTTTGATTGATATCGCTCCCTGTAAACGTACCGTTGATGTTTGCGGTGGGCTTTGTAATTTTACATAGTTAAAAGAAGTGTGTGCCTCAATATCAAACTGGTATTGAGGCTGGCAATCGTTTTGAGCTGATAAGTAAAAGCTTGTCAGCGCCACTAAGGGCGCTGACAGTTGTGCTAATTGATATAGAAACTTCATATCTCTATATCACCCTCTGTAGAATAGAGTGTCCAAGATTTGTTAAATACGCTGTTGGTTTGGTATAACCATAAGTCGTAATGGTTCGTCTTTTTACCACAAGGGTATGGGATCCCAAACTTTTTACACCATTTTACGCCAATAGTTTCAGCGTATAAGCCAAATTTACCGGAGATCACATCTAAGTCGTTTTTCAACTCAAGAGCATAATAGATATGAGGCTTATTAACCTCGCTACTTACAAAAGCAAAGCCTGCTTTTGACTCCATTGCAAACGTGTTGTCTATCAGAGTTAAAATTGCTTGAACACCTGCAGATACTAGGCCTAAATTCACTCCGCCGCGACCAAATGCACCAAAGTCAACGTGGAAAAGGTTACCTTCAGCGTAAAGCTCTGCGTTATAACCTACTGTTAAGGCAAAGCCTAGGCCACCAGAAACCCCAGCCTCAACGCTCATAGGAACAGGACCAATTGTAAAGCGTGCTTGTGCAAGTACTTTGTTTTCTTCCCAAGACTTTTCCCATGCTTTTTCATATTTTGCCGTGTAACTTTCATCTTCAAACACGATGTTATTGAAAATAATCATTTCAGAAGCGTAGCCTGTGTTTTGGCCACTAACATACGCACTGCCGTCATAAGAGATTTTGAATAAAGTATTGTGTGCATTAAAGAAATAAGCTTCTACCACACCCTCACCGGTAATACGGCCGCCGGGATCACCAGTAGGCACAATAAACAACTGTCCACTGAGGTCTACGCCTACGCTGAATTTTGATTGGTCACCATATGACTTATCATAGGACTTTTCAAAATTCAGATTAGCCAATCCTACAGATGCGATACTCGCTCCAGAGCGAGCTAACTGCTGTACTACGGGTTGACTATCGTTATTAAAAAAATACAACGGTAATTGTGCTTCAACGACGTTATTATTGGTAACTGTTTCAGCATTTTGGGCTAAATCGGTCAGCGTAAAACGTACCTGTAGTGACTGGGCTTGTGCAGGGTCATAGCTTTGATAGATCTGACTCACTAGTGCATCGTCTAGCGCGATATCAAAACCAATATGTTCGTCATGCAAGCCTTCGGTAAAGCTATGATGCATTTGCGCCTCGTAGCTTTTGGTATTCGCATTCCAAAAGTGCGTATCTTGCCAATTACCATTGATGAGTATTTGTGCTGTGATGACCGTATCACCTAAATTGTTACCTTCATAATCGGCCTCTAAATAGCCAACCAGATCTGAATGATGCTCACTTGTTCCTTCGCTAACATCGGGTTTATCTAAAATTAGCGTTTGCTGACCAAATTCGGCTTTTAGTAATTTGTAATCGTGGTTCTCTAAAACTCGGACATGCAAATCAGCAAAGGGGAAGTTTCCATCTGCAAATGGACTGTGTTCAGTTGATGGGTGATTGTCTTCTTCAATGTCCTCTGCATGTGCATCATGGGGGTCTATTTGGGCTATTAAATGATATTGACCACCCAGTAATTGATTAGGAATAGTGATATGAGTATCAAAGCTATGAGTACCCTGGGAGACTTTGGTTAACTCTAATGCGCCAACTTTATGTACTTCAGTAATTTCGGTTTCTTGTTCATTAGATGAGCTTAATTCATCGGCATGGATAAGGTAAAAGTGGACATCAACGTCAATATTGTCAAAACCTACAATGTCGACATCATAGTAAACTTGTACGCTCGTATTTGGTTCAAGTGTTTCTAATGGACCTGTCGATATTTTGACAATACTAATGTTTTTTTCTTCGCTTGGTGTGACCACTTCAGTTTGGTTTTTATCGTTGCTACCAAGTTGACAGCCAGACAAACCCAACAGCATTGCGGTTGCTAATAAGGAATGTGTAATTTTTTGCATGGGAAAGCTCGTTGTTCAGTTTTGTTCAATAACATATTATATCGCAAAAATGTGGAGAGAATATGAGGTAGCTCATTATATTTCACAGTGATAAAGCTTTGGTTAAGTCGCACGCTTACCTGTAGGTCAGCTAGTAAGAGTTATTTCCACGACTCACTTAGCGCTATTTTTACAAGTATTTATCCCCAGTCTAGAAGTTAAACATACAGTCTTTTAACTTTGTTTTACGATTTAGTATTGCATCTAAGGTTGGTTTTTCACATTATTAGGTAAAGTTTCTATCCTTGTTAATTATGCGCCCTGTAACCATCTTCGCTACCTTATTCTTGTTTCTCGTTCCGTATATATCATCAGCCTCACAAGTCGGTGCTGAGCGCTACGACCAATACCTTCCTTTATTAACTAACCAACGAGTCGCTTTGGTCGTCAACCAGACCGCACAAACGCAAGATGGCCATTTACTTGATAGCCTTTTGGCTAGGGGGGTGAATGTACGAAAAGTATTTGCACCTGAGCACGGCTTTAGAGGTGACCATGATGCAGGGGCGAAAGTTGACTCTAGCAAAGATAGTAAAACTGGGTTGCCAATAGTGTCTTTGTACGGCAAAAACAAAAAGCCAACGGCTGAAGCGCTTGAAGATATTGATATTATTATTTTTGATATCCAAGATGTGGGCGTACGCTTCTACACTTATATCAGCACCATGCACTATGTAATGGAGGCCGCGGCTGAAAACGACAAACAACTTATTGTATTAGATAGGCCTAATCCCAATATTGCCTATGTTGATGGGCCAATACTTGAACCCGAGTTTCGCTCTTTTGTGGGGATGCACCCCATTCCTGTTTTGCATGGCATGACCGTGGGAGAGTTAGCAAAAATGATCAATGCAGAGGGATGGCTAAGTAGCAACAAAGCACTCGCTCTGAGCGTTATTCCTGTGGCTGATTATAGTGCGGCTGTTCGCTATGACTTACCCATAAAGCCAAGCCCTAACTTGCCCAATGCTCAAGCCATAGCGCTTTACCCATCGCTGTGTTTTTTTGAAGCAACGCCTGTATCGGTTGGTCGTGGGACCACCATGCCTTTTCAAATGTTTGGCCACGATAAGGTTAAGCTGGGAAAGTTTAGCTTTACTCCTCGTCCAATCCTGGGGGCTGCAAGTAACCCAAAACTCAATGGTAAGGTGGCGTATGGTATGAACTTGACAGAGGTTGAAACGCAAGGGTTAGATCTGACATGGTTTATTAATGCGTATCATGCTTTTGACAGTAAAGACGAAACTTTTTTTACGCACGCTAAGTTTATGGATAAATTAGCTGGCACCGATAAGTTGAGACTGGCTATCGAAAGTGGTCAATCATTAGTAGAGATAAAGAAAAGTTGGCAGGCTGACTTAGCTAAATTTGAGCGCCGTCGTCAGCCTTATTTACTTTATGCGCGCTAAGCATGACGAATATCATACATGTGTTCGTTGGCACGTTCTGCACGTTTTTGCCAGCGCAGATTTGATTGCGTAAGGCCGGTAAAAAGTACGTCGATTAAGTAACTTTGTGAGGTACGCGTTAAAATAGACGCGTGTTTTACGGGTTCATCGCCAATGACATTAAATAATTGGATACACGACATCTCATTTAAAGGGTTGTTACCGTAGCGCGATAGAGATAACACTGTGCAGCCGTTATTTTTGGCTTGCTTTGCTACTCTGAGTACGGCTTTGCTTTGTCCAGAATCACTAATGGCGATGAGTAAGTCATCTTTACCCATAGTTGCCATATAACTGGCTGCAGACAATTCATCGGTCTGCGCAATGGCTGGTAATCCAAGCTTTTGCAATTTGAGTGCAAAGTCTTGTGCCATAGGAAAACTCCCTCCAACAGCACATAGCAGGATTTTTTTTGCAGACTTTATTGTGACAATGGCTTTTTCAAATTGCATTGCATCGTTAAGTTTGTGCGTTTCATGCAGGATGTTTTGCTGGTTTGATAGTAGCTTCTTGGCTATCAGTTCAATGGGATCAGAATGTAAAATCTGCGTGTTGATAGACTCAGGTTGCAGAGCTTGTAGGTTTAAATCATCAATAACCGCAAGTTTAAAAGCAGGAAAACCTTTATAACCAAGTTTTTGAGCAAATTTAACGACACTCGATTGACTTACACCTGCTTGTCTTGCCAACTCAACAGAAGACAAAAAGCGGATTTTTGACCCAGAATTTAGTGTGAAATCAGCCAACTTCGCTTCGCTGCTTGAAAGGCTAGGCTTGAGCGCTTTTATTTTTACAAATGTCGACATTTCGATACTTCATGGTTGCTAATTTGTTTGCATTATAGGTTCAAATGATAGGGAGTGATAGTCAGTACTTTAATTATTGTGTTTTTTTCATATTTAAGGCTCTTTCTGGGTACAAATGTTGCCAAGCTGATTATAAAAATGCTAGAGGTCTTGTTTTTGATGCTGAACGCTTTAAGCTACTGACCCACAATTAATATAACTTAACCGTCTCTACTGTAAGGGAAAGTATGACTTGGTATTCGATTTTACCGCCTTTGATCGCTATTTTAGTGGTGTTTTGGCGAAAAGAAGTGATTTTAGCATTACTGCTCGCGTTAATTTCTTCTGAGTTTTTGTTGCTTATGCAACATAATTATAGTCAACTTTTGATGACACCCGTAAACAGTATTGAACGCATAATAGCCGTAGTTACTTCGTCAGGAAATGCTAGGATCCTCATTTTTAGTTTAGTAATTGGCGCATTACTGGCTTATATCCGAGAGTCAGGCGGCGTTGCTGCAACTGTGAATATGTTGATGAATAGAGGCGTTGCTAAGAATAAAAGGCAAGTCGGCTTATTAACCATGTTTACCGGGGTCGCGGTGTTTATCGAGTCTAATATGAGTGTCTTAACATCGGGTATTGTCTCCCGCGGGCTTTTTGATAAGTTTAAAATGAGCCGCGCACGTTTGGCGTACATTATCGATAGTACCAGTGCACCAGTGTGCATTCTGATTTTACTAAATGGTTGGGGCGCGTATGTACTTGGCCTTTTGAGTAACTATGAGCTTGAACAATCAGCGGTGAGTATTTTATGGGGCAGTGTTGCTTTTAACTTTTACGCAATAATTGCGCTGCTAATCGTACTTTATACTATTGTGTTTGATAAAGTGCATGGCCCGATGAAAGAGGCCGAACAACAGCTACAAAAACAACAAGTTGAGCTAGATTCAGGCCCCAAAGCAACGAAAGCACGTTTTATGCTGCTACCCTTAATTACGTTAGTGGGCTCTATGATTGGTTTTATGTTTTGGACGGGTAATGGAATACTGGCCAATGGTAGTGGCTCGAAATCAGTTCTCTATGCTACGGTACTCGCTACCGCGCTGGCATATGTTTTATTATTAGGGGCTAAACGTTTTACACATCAACAGCTTGTTGATGTGGGCTTTAAAGGGATGGGTGAACTGCTTCCTTTAGTGACCATTGTGCTATTGTCGTTGACGCTGGGGGCGAGTTTAAAAGATCTTGGCACTGGCGTATTTGTGGCATCGCTGGTTGGCGACTACTTACCTATTTATTTTATTGTGCCAGTGCTATTTTTGGCAGGCGCAGTTATGTCTTTTACCACAGGGACATCATGGGGGACATTCGCTATTTTGATCCCCATAGGCGTGCCGCTTATTCAAGCATTGGGGTTGCCGCCTGCGCTCGTGATGGGCGCGATACTCAGTGGCGGAATTTTTGGCGACCATTGTTCACCCATTTCAGATACCAGTGCAGTTTCAGCACTCGCATCGGGTTGTGACTTACTCACTCATGTTAAAACTCAATTACCTTATGCTTTAGTTGGTGGTGCTTTGGCTTTGATATGCTTCTTCATTGCAAGTGTGATCATGATTTAACCGCACTGTTGTACCTTGCCAATATCTAGGGCAGCTAAACTCACCAGCTGCCCTTTAAAGTTTTTCTCAAACGCTACCATGGTGCCGACTTTATTCTCTTCAAAAGCATTATGTTTTGTTAATTGTGCAACCAATTGGGCGCTCACCTCGAGTAATGTTTGCTGCTGACAATCAGCAATAACCCATGTATTGGTATGTTTTTCTATTAATTGACCACGTCCACTATAGAGTTGTTTTAACGTCTGTGTGTCTTTGGCTAGGCTATCATCTAAATGTTGTTTTGCCGTGACGCGAGATAAACTGTATTGACCATTTTTTATCGTATGTATTTCAACCTGTTGGTAGTCATTCAGGTTCAATGTATGCAATGGGTGAACCGTTTTATCGTATTCGCTATACAGCAGATGGGCCAAAAATATAGCGCCAATGCTTGCGCACACCCACTGCATAGTTGCCCAAGGTGATTTATCTTTGGGTTTTTTACATGCAGTTTTAAACTGAGCAAGTTGCTTTTTTGAAAGCTTGTTTTGCCTTTTTTGAGCATCGAACTCTTCTTTTAAAAGTTTGTCTAGTTGCTCATCGTTCATGGTTCTCTCCAAGTACTTGCTTGAGCTGTTGCCGTGCATAGCGCAAGCGCGTTTTTATCGTTTCGATATTACTTTGCGTGATCTGCGCAATCTCTTTGAGTGAAAAGCCTTCGAGTTGCAAAGACAGCGCTTCTTTTTGCAAAAAAGGCAGTTGTGTAATGGCAGTACTTAAATCAGTTGCAGGCTCAAAGATTACTTGGGTGTCTATTAATGTGTGCTCATCTAACGCACACCCTCTGCGTTGCCTTCTTACTTCGTCAACCAGCGCGTTGCGGGCAACTTTAAACAGCCAAGCTTTAGGGGAGTGTGAAGCTTCATAATGGTGTTTTTTCTCCATAATAGTAAGCCAAGTTTTTTGACAAATATCATTTGCTAATACGTCATTGGAGTGACTGCGCAAAAAATGATAGAGGTCTTGACTATGTTGCTCTATTAGCAGCTCTAAATATTTATTATCGCCACTTTGTTTATAGGCTAAAAGCGCGTCATCAGGGGGCGCTTGGTCAACAAACCAAGATTTTAAAGCTATTAGCATAGGCACTCTCTTAGGGGGCTTGTAGCCCCTCAATTATTACTGCTGAGCTAAGTTAAACTCTAACACAACATTTTGATTGGTTTGCAATGTAGCTTGTCCATTTTCTATTTTAGGGCGGTATTTCCAGCGTTTTAATGCGGCAATTGCTGAGCGTTCAAATACGCGTTTTGGTTCTGCGTCGAGCACGTTTATGTCAATCACCTCACCGTTTGGTGAAATTGAAAAAGCCAGTTTTACCCAACCCTGAATGCCGTCTCTTGCTGCGGTAATTGGATATTTGGGTTCAACTCTAACTATCGGAGTTGCATTACCCTCGGTTGGCATCATTGTTGGTGGCGATAGCGTCATTTTTGGTACAGGTACTTGTGGTGCATAAGGTGTAGCTGTCGAAATCTCTGTTGTTGGCGGCGTATTATTCACCACTTTAGTTGGTGGTGGCTGTATTTTAGGTGGCTCTGGAAGTTTCGGCTTTTCTTCTGGCGGTGTATCTTTTTTTACTTGCCCAAGCTCAATAGGGATAATTGGCTTTGGTTGTGCAATATGGATTTCATCTTGCGATACAAGCTGCTCCATAAATGCAAACGCTGCAGCAGTCATTGCCGTACCTCCAAGTACTGCAACAAGTAACTTTTTATAATTGAGTGAGTCATTTTGAGCTTCAAATACATACATAGTGTGATCCTATTTGTGGTTTTTCCTATACAACGAAGCAGAATCTAAAAAGGGGTGAATGATTTTTTAAAATTCTTTTCTGAGTAAGAAAGCGCTACAATAGTGAGCCAGTTTGCAAGAGGTTATTATGCAGTTACAAAAAATAGATAAAGCGCGCTATCGCAATCATTTAAATAAAGTCATTGTGGCGTGTGTTGCCTCTTTAACCATGGGCAGTTTAGGGATTTCTCAAACACTCATTGCTTTGTTCCCCGACCCCGATGGTAGCCATTTCCACTGGAACTTACTGGGTGTTATCGTCAGTGTTGTAGTTATCGGTTTTGTTTTAAAAAAGTACCGTACTCATCCATTTATGTATGAAGTCAACTATGTGTGGGAGCTCAAGCAAGCACTTAACAAAGTGACGCGCAAAATGCCTAAACTAAAAAAAGCGGCGCAACAAGGGGATGTTGAGGCGATGTTAGCCATGCAGTTCAGCTATAGTGGCTCAAAACAGCTGTGGGAGTTAGACGACAACACTATCACGCTTGATGATTTGAGTATTTGGCAGTCGCAATTAGATACGTTGGCGGCTCAATATCACGTGCAGCTTAACTTGGCACAGTACAATGAATCTACACTTAAAAAGTTTTAACGGCCCTGATCACGGCTGATATGTAGAGTACTTGTTTTTTAAATTTTAAATACCATCTCTATGTTATCACGAGCGAAATGTGATAATGTAACAATTATATTTATTTTAAGGTCTGAGAAGTCGTGGCAGAAGTAAGAGCGAGAGTGCAGTTAAACGTAGGGCAGCATAGTCATATCCCTGCGGAAATAGTTTCTTTTAGTGGTCTTAAAGATGGCCACGAGCATGTGGCGCTGATTTTTAATAAAGCGGATACAGAACAAACCACACCGCTTATTAGAATGCACTCTGAGTGTTTAACTGGTGACGTATTTCACTCTTCTCGTTGCGATTGCGGCGAGCAACTCAATGAGTGTATTGAGAGCATGCACAAACAAGGTGGCGTGCTTCTTTATTTACGCCAAGAAGGCCGCGGTATTGGTTTGTATAACAAAATAGATGCGTATGTTTTACAGTCTCAAGGGATGAATACCTATGAGGCCAATAACCATCTAGGGTTTGCTGATGACTTAAGAGATTTTTCTGATGCTGTACTTATGCTCAAAGCGCTTGGTTTGCATCAGGTTAAGCTAATGACCAACAACCCCAATAAGCTGAATGCGTTGCGCGAAGCTGGCATTGAAGTTGAGGCGGTAATTGGCACTCAAGCGCACGTAAAATCCGGGCATGTAGGCAATCGCAGCTACCTCGAAACCAAGGTTAAGCATGGTGCGCACATGTTAGATATT is a window encoding:
- a CDS encoding energy transducer TonB, encoding MYVFEAQNDSLNYKKLLVAVLGGTAMTAAAFAFMEQLVSQDEIHIAQPKPIIPIELGQVKKDTPPEEKPKLPEPPKIQPPPTKVVNNTPPTTEISTATPYAPQVPVPKMTLSPPTMMPTEGNATPIVRVEPKYPITAARDGIQGWVKLAFSISPNGEVIDINVLDAEPKRVFERSAIAALKRWKYRPKIENGQATLQTNQNVVLEFNLAQQ
- a CDS encoding MurR/RpiR family transcriptional regulator gives rise to the protein MSTFVKIKALKPSLSSSEAKLADFTLNSGSKIRFLSSVELARQAGVSQSSVVKFAQKLGYKGFPAFKLAVIDDLNLQALQPESINTQILHSDPIELIAKKLLSNQQNILHETHKLNDAMQFEKAIVTIKSAKKILLCAVGGSFPMAQDFALKLQKLGLPAIAQTDELSAASYMATMGKDDLLIAISDSGQSKAVLRVAKQAKNNGCTVLSLSRYGNNPLNEMSCIQLFNVIGDEPVKHASILTRTSQSYLIDVLFTGLTQSNLRWQKRAERANEHMYDIRHA
- a CDS encoding Na+/H+ antiporter NhaC family protein, with the protein product MTWYSILPPLIAILVVFWRKEVILALLLALISSEFLLLMQHNYSQLLMTPVNSIERIIAVVTSSGNARILIFSLVIGALLAYIRESGGVAATVNMLMNRGVAKNKRQVGLLTMFTGVAVFIESNMSVLTSGIVSRGLFDKFKMSRARLAYIIDSTSAPVCILILLNGWGAYVLGLLSNYELEQSAVSILWGSVAFNFYAIIALLIVLYTIVFDKVHGPMKEAEQQLQKQQVELDSGPKATKARFMLLPLITLVGSMIGFMFWTGNGILANGSGSKSVLYATVLATALAYVLLLGAKRFTHQQLVDVGFKGMGELLPLVTIVLLSLTLGASLKDLGTGVFVASLVGDYLPIYFIVPVLFLAGAVMSFTTGTSWGTFAILIPIGVPLIQALGLPPALVMGAILSGGIFGDHCSPISDTSAVSALASGCDLLTHVKTQLPYALVGGALALICFFIASVIMI
- a CDS encoding DUF3087 domain-containing protein, with amino-acid sequence MQLQKIDKARYRNHLNKVIVACVASLTMGSLGISQTLIALFPDPDGSHFHWNLLGVIVSVVVIGFVLKKYRTHPFMYEVNYVWELKQALNKVTRKMPKLKKAAQQGDVEAMLAMQFSYSGSKQLWELDDNTITLDDLSIWQSQLDTLAAQYHVQLNLAQYNESTLKKF
- a CDS encoding RNA polymerase sigma factor, yielding MLIALKSWFVDQAPPDDALLAYKQSGDNKYLELLIEQHSQDLYHFLRSHSNDVLANDICQKTWLTIMEKKHHYEASHSPKAWLFKVARNALVDEVRRQRRGCALDEHTLIDTQVIFEPATDLSTAITQLPFLQKEALSLQLEGFSLKEIAQITQSNIETIKTRLRYARQQLKQVLGENHER
- a CDS encoding exo-beta-N-acetylmuramidase NamZ family protein, which gives rise to MRPVTIFATLFLFLVPYISSASQVGAERYDQYLPLLTNQRVALVVNQTAQTQDGHLLDSLLARGVNVRKVFAPEHGFRGDHDAGAKVDSSKDSKTGLPIVSLYGKNKKPTAEALEDIDIIIFDIQDVGVRFYTYISTMHYVMEAAAENDKQLIVLDRPNPNIAYVDGPILEPEFRSFVGMHPIPVLHGMTVGELAKMINAEGWLSSNKALALSVIPVADYSAAVRYDLPIKPSPNLPNAQAIALYPSLCFFEATPVSVGRGTTMPFQMFGHDKVKLGKFSFTPRPILGAASNPKLNGKVAYGMNLTEVETQGLDLTWFINAYHAFDSKDETFFTHAKFMDKLAGTDKLRLAIESGQSLVEIKKSWQADLAKFERRRQPYLLYAR
- a CDS encoding GTP cyclohydrolase II, which encodes MAEVRARVQLNVGQHSHIPAEIVSFSGLKDGHEHVALIFNKADTEQTTPLIRMHSECLTGDVFHSSRCDCGEQLNECIESMHKQGGVLLYLRQEGRGIGLYNKIDAYVLQSQGMNTYEANNHLGFADDLRDFSDAVLMLKALGLHQVKLMTNNPNKLNALREAGIEVEAVIGTQAHVKSGHVGNRSYLETKVKHGAHMLDIKKVSKPK